In Rickettsiella endosymbiont of Aleochara curtula, one genomic interval encodes:
- a CDS encoding hypoxanthine-guanine phosphoribosyltransferase → MLIPSHIQEVERKATRLFTKEEIEKGLDNMAKAISDKLSESNPVVLCVMIGGLIPAGNLLPRLDFPLELDYVHATRYSHETVGQAEILWIAKPRVSLKDRNILIIEDILDGGLTLAAIVDYCREQGAHTVHTAVLLDKQKAERLPGGTTSADFTAITMDHGFVFGYGMDYNGYLRNAPGIYVVAPEHE, encoded by the coding sequence ATGTTAATTCCAAGTCACATACAAGAAGTCGAAAGAAAAGCGACTCGTCTTTTTACTAAAGAAGAAATCGAAAAAGGTTTAGATAACATGGCTAAGGCGATTAGCGATAAACTAAGTGAAAGCAATCCAGTGGTCTTATGTGTCATGATTGGTGGTCTTATCCCGGCGGGAAACTTACTTCCACGTCTAGATTTCCCTTTAGAACTCGACTACGTTCATGCTACGCGCTACTCACATGAAACCGTTGGACAAGCCGAAATACTCTGGATAGCTAAACCACGCGTATCGCTTAAAGATCGTAATATATTGATTATAGAGGATATTCTAGATGGCGGCTTGACATTAGCGGCCATCGTTGATTATTGTCGTGAACAGGGAGCACACACGGTACATACCGCTGTCTTACTCGATAAACAAAAAGCTGAGCGTTTGCCAGGAGGAACAACTTCCGCAGATTTTACGGCTATTACGATGGACCATGGTTTTGTTTTTGGGTATGGGATGGACTATAACGGTTACTTACGGAACGCTCCTGGTATTTACGTAGTAGCTCCTGAGCATGAATAA
- the trxA gene encoding thioredoxin TrxA codes for MTNSSIINLTDHSFEEEVLKSELPVLVDFWAEWCGPCKAITPILDELAMKYAGKVKFTKLNVDEHQATSIKYSVRSIPTLILFKDGTASATKSGALPKSQLEAFLDKHLA; via the coding sequence ATGACTAATTCATCCATTATTAATTTAACCGATCATAGCTTTGAAGAAGAGGTACTTAAATCTGAGCTACCTGTATTAGTTGATTTTTGGGCAGAGTGGTGCGGTCCCTGCAAAGCCATCACTCCTATTTTAGATGAACTTGCCATGAAATATGCTGGAAAAGTAAAATTTACTAAATTAAATGTTGACGAGCACCAAGCAACATCGATAAAGTATAGCGTACGTAGTATACCTACATTAATTCTCTTTAAAGATGGAACGGCATCAGCAACCAAAAGCGGCGCCTTACCGAAATCACAGTTAGAAGCATTTTTAGATAAACATCTTGCTTAA